The Mesotoga infera genome includes a region encoding these proteins:
- a CDS encoding redoxin domain-containing protein translates to MYGRAIEFPESGKWINVDRPLTLEDLKGFVVLFDFWTYCCINCIHVIPDLNWLEEKYKDSPFLVIGVHSAKFENEREEKSIRAAVERYGIEHPVLIDNEYYLWDRYVVRAWPPYVLIGPDGRILSKTSGEGKRDYLSNEISKALENGNWRGILSNERIPVTPKSSKRDSTLSFPGKIAFGDSRKMFISDSNNDRILVTELASPFEAKVIDQIGGQRRGFEDGTFEEARLNRPQGMVYSEGVLYIADTENHAIRKADLRERKLRTISGDGLQGFSWQHSGEASKARLNSPWDLQTDGRYLYIAMAGMHQIWRLDLEANSIFSYAGSGAENMSDGSLKEANFAQPSGLFLDGKSLYVADSEVSGIRYVDMESGLVRTVAGHGLFSFGYVDGILSRSLFQHPLGIHGYGRFLYVADTYNHAIRKIDLGIQRVETVIKNLGEGTCTLDGEKCSTLGLFEPNDVKYYNGLLYIADTNNHLIRVFDGTELVELVVG, encoded by the coding sequence TTGTATGGAAGAGCGATAGAATTTCCGGAGTCGGGCAAATGGATAAATGTCGACCGTCCTCTGACTCTAGAGGATCTTAAAGGGTTTGTAGTATTGTTTGACTTCTGGACTTACTGCTGCATAAACTGCATTCATGTGATCCCGGACCTCAATTGGCTGGAAGAGAAGTACAAAGACAGTCCTTTCCTCGTTATCGGGGTCCATTCCGCGAAGTTTGAGAACGAACGCGAAGAGAAGAGTATCAGAGCCGCTGTCGAGCGTTATGGAATAGAACATCCCGTTCTTATCGACAACGAATATTACCTTTGGGACAGGTATGTAGTTCGCGCATGGCCGCCTTATGTCCTGATAGGACCTGACGGAAGGATTTTGTCAAAAACCTCTGGCGAGGGCAAGCGAGATTACCTTTCAAATGAGATCTCCAAAGCTCTCGAGAATGGGAATTGGAGAGGGATTCTAAGCAATGAGAGGATACCGGTGACGCCTAAGTCATCCAAGAGAGATTCGACTCTTTCCTTTCCAGGGAAGATCGCCTTCGGGGATTCAAGGAAGATGTTTATAAGCGATTCGAACAACGATCGAATACTCGTAACGGAGCTTGCCTCTCCTTTTGAAGCAAAGGTGATCGATCAGATCGGAGGTCAGAGAAGAGGCTTCGAAGATGGAACTTTCGAAGAGGCTCGACTAAACAGGCCTCAGGGCATGGTCTATTCAGAGGGTGTACTTTACATAGCCGATACAGAGAACCATGCAATCAGAAAAGCCGATTTGAGAGAAAGAAAATTGAGGACAATTTCGGGCGACGGTCTTCAGGGCTTCAGCTGGCAACACAGCGGTGAAGCATCAAAGGCGCGGCTTAACTCCCCATGGGATTTGCAAACTGACGGAAGATATCTCTACATAGCTATGGCCGGAATGCATCAGATATGGAGGCTCGACTTAGAGGCAAATAGTATCTTCTCGTATGCAGGAAGCGGTGCCGAGAATATGTCAGATGGTTCTTTGAAAGAGGCGAACTTCGCACAGCCAAGCGGGCTATTCCTTGATGGAAAGAGTCTGTACGTTGCCGATTCAGAGGTTTCCGGAATAAGGTATGTAGATATGGAATCAGGATTGGTTCGAACTGTTGCTGGACACGGACTTTTCTCATTCGGTTATGTCGACGGCATTCTTTCAAGGTCTCTCTTTCAGCATCCGCTAGGAATTCACGGTTACGGAAGATTTCTGTACGTGGCCGATACCTATAACCATGCTATCAGGAAGATTGATCTTGGGATACAGCGAGTAGAGACGGTAATCAAGAATCTTGGAGAGGGAACCTGCACCCTGGATGGAGAGAAGTGCTCCACTCTCGGTCTATTCGAGCCAAACGATGTCAAATACTATAACGGGCTGTTGTACATAGCCGACACG